ATGTAGATTGTTTATGACCCCAGCCAGTAAAATTAAAATACTTGTGGAAATATGCATTAATCTAGAAACATTAAAGGCTATGTCAAGCCCAAATTTTTGCGGGATGGAGTTTAGGTTATTTACGCGGTCAAATTCCATATCTTGGGCAGAATAAAATATATCAAACCCTGATACCCAACAAGCAACAGCGCCACCTAAAACTAAAGCCTCTAAATCGAATGTTCCAGTAATTGCGATCCACCCCCCAATAGGTGCTACACTATCTGTT
The DNA window shown above is from SAR202 cluster bacterium and carries:
- a CDS encoding 4-hydroxybenzoate octaprenyltransferase, encoding TDSVAPIGGWIAITGTFDLEALVLGGAVACWVSGFDIFYSAQDMEFDRVNNLNSIPQKFGLDIAFNVSRLMHISTSILILLAGVINNLHMIYYLGWGIATLLLLYEHSIISPKDMSRMNVAFFKVNGYIGIILLIFTIISFQLTNG